Proteins encoded by one window of Macaca mulatta isolate MMU2019108-1 chromosome 10, T2T-MMU8v2.0, whole genome shotgun sequence:
- the DEFB125 gene encoding beta-defensin 125, with amino-acid sequence MKSCVDARVKNLTYILFSTGSFEPQKCWKNNIGYCRRRCLDTERYILLCRNKLSCCISIIISYEYTRRPPFRVIHLEDITFDYSDMGSFTGSPVSKLSDLVTFDIRRETMTPKTNTPETTMPPSETTTSKTTMPSSKTTTSKTTMPPPSQMALTHN; translated from the coding sequence atgaaaagttgTGTTGATGCCAGAGTTAAAAATTTGACCTATATTTTATTCTCTACAGGTAGCTTTGAACCCCAAAAATGTTGGAAGAATAATATAGGATATTGCAGAAGACGATGTTTAGATACTGAAAGGTACATACTTCTTTGTAGGAACAAGCTATCATGCTGCATTTCTATAATAATATCATATGAATACACTCGACGACCACCATTTCGTGTGATTCACCTAGAGGATATAACATTTGATTATAGTGATATGGGCTCTTTTACTGGTTCCCCAGTATCTAAGTTGAGTGATCTGGTAACATTTGACATACGTAGAGAAACCATGACCCCCAAGACCAATACTCCCGAGACTACTATGCCACCATCCGAGACCACTACTTCCAAGACTACCATGCCATCATCCAAGACCACTACTTCCAAGACTACTATGCCACCACCTTCTCAGATGGCTCTTACTCATAATTAA